In Excalfactoria chinensis isolate bCotChi1 chromosome 3, bCotChi1.hap2, whole genome shotgun sequence, one DNA window encodes the following:
- the LOC140250148 gene encoding toll-like receptor 2 isoform X2, which translates to MMKILIGSHYFYFISFLFNEANGFLTQRTSPASSFPFYNYSYLNLSSVSEAQAPKTARALNFSHNAIEKITKRDFEGFDVLEVLDLSYNHIKDIEPGAFENLLSLVSVDLSFNDKNLLVSGLAARLKVKLSSGASEPSQIYMYFQKSAEAALEPSAPAKLLPHLEDPSDPGNVSPGFRQRRSEENTTSPPAATLRPDLCAASTNGLLDLSRTKLSNEELTAKLDADLCQAQLGGVLEFNISHSDLEMDLLSLFILLLPMKDIQSVDASNNKITINNIDVDAICHFPFSNFSFLNISNNPINSLETMCLPPTITVIDLSFTNISTIPANFAKKLSKLERMYVQGNQLIYTVRPESPSATPRPLPGTVHISAISFVRNQAGTPIESLPERVKHLKVSNCSIVELPEWFANRMQDLLFLDLSSNRISMLPDLPPSLQYLDISNSDIKIIPPGFKSLSNLTVFNVQNNKITDMHPEYFPLTLMTCDISKNKLKVLSLTKAPENLELLNVSGNLITRLEPSSQISALTNLDCSHNLISELPDHFGQSLLMLKHFNLSGNKISFLQHGSLPASLEELDISDNAITTIVQDTFGQLTRLSVLTVQGKHFFCNCDLYWFVNIYMHNPHLQINGKDDLRCSFPPDRRGSLVKGSNLTLLHCSLGIQMAITACMAILVVLVLTGLCWRFDGLWYVRMGWYWCMAKRKQYKKRPENKPFDAFISYSEHDAEWTKENLLKKLENDGFKICYHERDFKPGHPVLGNIFYCIENSHKVLFVLSPSFVNSCWCQYELYFAEHRVLDENQDSLIMIVLEDLPPNSVPQKFSKLRKLLKRKTYLKWSPEEHKQKMFWHQLAAVLKTTNEPLVRAENGLNEDIIEME; encoded by the exons AT GATGAAGATTCTTATTGGAAGTCATTATTTctacttcatttctttcttattcaaTGAAGCAAATGGATTCCTAACTCAGAGaacatctccagcatcttcCTTCCCATTTTATAACTACTCTTATTTAAACCTTTCTTCTGTATCAGAAGCACAAGCTCCCAAAACAGCAAGAGCTCTCAACTTCTCCCATAATGCAATtgaaaaaataaccaaaagaGACTTTGAAGGTTTTGATGTCCTAGAAGTTTTGGACCTTTCCTACAATCACATTAAGGACATTGAACCTGGCGCATTTGAGAACCTGCTCAGCCTTGTTTCTGTGGATTTATCATTTAATGATAAGAATCTTCTGGTATCTGGTCTTGCAGCTCGCCTGAAAGTCAAACTGAGCAGCGGAGCTTCAGAGCCTTCACAGATCTACATGTATTTTCAAAAATCAGCTGAGGCTGCTCTGGAGCCTTCTGCACCAGCTAAACTGCTGCCACATTTGGAAGATCCATCCGATCCTGGAAATGTTAGCCCAGGGTTCAGACAAAGAAGATCAGAGGAAAATACAACTTCCCCTCCAGCAGCCACTCTGAGACCTGACTTGTGTGCGGCATCGACCAATGGGTTACTTGACCTGTCAAGGACAAAACTGTCTAATGAAGAGCTGACAGCAAAACTGGATGCAGACCTCTGCCAAGCTCAGCTGGGTGGTGTTCTGGAGTTTAACATTAGTCACAGCGACCTGGAAATGGATCTTCTATCTCTGTTCATCCTGCTTTTGCCAATGAAAGATATACAGTCCGTTGAtgccagcaacaacaaaataacaattAACAACATAGATGTTGACGCAATCTGTCACTTCCCATTCAgcaacttttcatttttaaatatcagcAACAATCCCATAAACAGCTTGGAAACAATGTGCCTCCCACCGACTATCACGGTCATTGATTTGTCCTTCACAAACATCAGTACAATACCAGCAAATTTTGCTAAGAAGTTATCTAAATTAGAACGTATGTACGTTCAAGGAAATCAGCTCATATATACCGTGCGTCCAGAAAGCCCCAGTGCAACGCCAAGACCTCTCCCTGGAACCGTACACATCAGCGCCATTTCCTTTGTCAGAAACCAGGCTGGTACACCCATCGAGAGCCTTCCAGAGAGAGTAAAACACCTGAAAGTGTCCAACTGCTCCATCGTGGAACTTCCAGAATGGTTTGCCAACAGAATGCAAGACCTACTATTTCTGGATCTCAGCAGCAATCGGATTTCCATGCTTCCTGACTTACCTCCCTCTCTGCAGTACCTCGACATAAGTAACAgtgatattaaaataatacCCCCTGGGTTTAAATCTCTCTCCAACTTAACCGTATTTAAtgttcaaaataataaaattacagaCATGCATCCCGAATACTTCCCGTTGACTTTAATGACATGCGATATTAGTAAAAATAAGCTGAAGGTGCTGTCATTAACCAAAGCTCCGGAGAACCTCGAATTGCTTAACGTCTCTGGAAACCTAATCACCAGACTGGAACCTTCCAGCCAAATTTCTGCTCTCACTAACCTGGACTGTAGTCACAATCTAATCTCAGAACTCCCTGACCACTTTGGGCAATCTCTCCTGATGctaaagcattttaatttatcAGGGAATAAGatctccttcctgcagcacggctccctcccagcttctCTGGAGGAGCTGGACATTAGCGACAATGCCATCACTACCATAGTGCAGGATACTTTTGGACAGTTAACAAGGTTGAGTGTTCTGACTGTTCAAGGtaaacatttcttttgtaaCTGTGACTTATACTGGTTTGTGAACATCTACATGCATAACCCACATTTGCAGATAAATGGCAAAGATGATCTCAGGTGCAGCTTTCCACCAGACAGACGGGGCTCGCTGGTGAAGGGCAGTAATCTCACACTTCTGCACTGCTCCCTGGGCATTCAGATGGCCATTACAGCTTGTATGGCCATCCTGGTTGTTCTGGTACTAACAGGCTTATGTTGGCGCTTTGATGGGCTATGGTATGTGAGAATGGGCTGGTACTGGTGTATGGCAAAAAGGAAGCAGTACAAGAAGAGGCCAGAAAACAAGCCCTTCGATGCCTTCATTTCATACAGTGAGCATGATGCAGAGTGGACAAAAGAGAATCTACTgaaaaaactggaaaatgacGGATTCAAGATATGTTATCACGAGAGAGACTTCAAACCGGGGCATCCTGTACTCGGCAACATCTTTTACTGCATAGAGAACAGCCATAAAGTCCTTTTTGTCCTCTCTCCCAGTTTTGTAAATAGCTGCTGGTGTCAGTATGAACTATATTTTGCTGAACACCGGGTCCTGGATGAAAATCAGGATTCCCTCATTATGATAGTGCTGGAAGACCTCCCGCCCAACAGCGTGCCTCAGAAGTTCAGCAAACTCAGGaagctgctgaaaagaaaaacctacTTAAAGTGGAGCCCCGAAGAACACAAACAGAAGATGTTCTGGCATCAGCTGGCAGCTGTCCTAAAAACAACCAATGAACCACTGGTGAGAGCAGAAAACGGACTCAACGAGGATATCATTGAGATGGAATGA
- the LOC140250148 gene encoding uncharacterized protein isoform X1 gives MGISRGCSRAARRVGTGNTRMKILIGSHYFYFISFLFNEANGFLTQRTSPASSFPFYNYSYLNLSSVSEAQAPKTARALNFSHNAIEKITKRDFEGFDVLEVLDLSYNHIKDIEPGAFENLLSLVSVDLSFNDKNLLVSGLAARLKVKLSSGASEPSQIYMYFQKSAEAALEPSAPAKLLPHLEDPSDPGNVSPGFRQRRSEENTTSPPAATLRPDLCAASTNGLLDLSRTKLSNEELTAKLDADLCQAQLGGVLEFNISHSDLEMDLLSLFILLLPMKDIQSVDASNNKITINNIDVDAICHFPFSNFSFLNISNNPINSLETMCLPPTITVIDLSFTNISTIPANFAKKLSKLERMYVQGNQLIYTVRPESPSATPRPLPGTVHISAISFVRNQAGTPIESLPERVKHLKVSNCSIVELPEWFANRMQDLLFLDLSSNRISMLPDLPPSLQYLDISNSDIKIIPPGFKSLSNLTVFNVQNNKITDMHPEYFPLTLMTCDISKNKLKVLSLTKAPENLELLNVSGNLITRLEPSSQISALTNLDCSHNLISELPDHFGQSLLMLKHFNLSGNKISFLQHGSLPASLEELDISDNAITTIVQDTFGQLTRLSVLTVQGKHFFCNCDLYWFVNIYMHNPHLQINGKDDLRCSFPPDRRGSLVKGSNLTLLHCSLGIQMAITACMAILVVLVLTGLCWRFDGLWYVRMGWYWCMAKRKQYKKRPENKPFDAFISYSEHDAEWTKENLLKKLENDGFKICYHERDFKPGHPVLGNIFYCIENSHKVLFVLSPSFVNSCWCQYELYFAEHRVLDENQDSLIMIVLEDLPPNSVPQKFSKLRKLLKRKTYLKWSPEEHKQKMFWHQLAAVLKTTNEPLVRAENGLNEDIIEME, from the exons atgggCATCtccagaggctgcagcagggctgcgaGGAGAGTGGGCACTGGAAACACAAG GATGAAGATTCTTATTGGAAGTCATTATTTctacttcatttctttcttattcaaTGAAGCAAATGGATTCCTAACTCAGAGaacatctccagcatcttcCTTCCCATTTTATAACTACTCTTATTTAAACCTTTCTTCTGTATCAGAAGCACAAGCTCCCAAAACAGCAAGAGCTCTCAACTTCTCCCATAATGCAATtgaaaaaataaccaaaagaGACTTTGAAGGTTTTGATGTCCTAGAAGTTTTGGACCTTTCCTACAATCACATTAAGGACATTGAACCTGGCGCATTTGAGAACCTGCTCAGCCTTGTTTCTGTGGATTTATCATTTAATGATAAGAATCTTCTGGTATCTGGTCTTGCAGCTCGCCTGAAAGTCAAACTGAGCAGCGGAGCTTCAGAGCCTTCACAGATCTACATGTATTTTCAAAAATCAGCTGAGGCTGCTCTGGAGCCTTCTGCACCAGCTAAACTGCTGCCACATTTGGAAGATCCATCCGATCCTGGAAATGTTAGCCCAGGGTTCAGACAAAGAAGATCAGAGGAAAATACAACTTCCCCTCCAGCAGCCACTCTGAGACCTGACTTGTGTGCGGCATCGACCAATGGGTTACTTGACCTGTCAAGGACAAAACTGTCTAATGAAGAGCTGACAGCAAAACTGGATGCAGACCTCTGCCAAGCTCAGCTGGGTGGTGTTCTGGAGTTTAACATTAGTCACAGCGACCTGGAAATGGATCTTCTATCTCTGTTCATCCTGCTTTTGCCAATGAAAGATATACAGTCCGTTGAtgccagcaacaacaaaataacaattAACAACATAGATGTTGACGCAATCTGTCACTTCCCATTCAgcaacttttcatttttaaatatcagcAACAATCCCATAAACAGCTTGGAAACAATGTGCCTCCCACCGACTATCACGGTCATTGATTTGTCCTTCACAAACATCAGTACAATACCAGCAAATTTTGCTAAGAAGTTATCTAAATTAGAACGTATGTACGTTCAAGGAAATCAGCTCATATATACCGTGCGTCCAGAAAGCCCCAGTGCAACGCCAAGACCTCTCCCTGGAACCGTACACATCAGCGCCATTTCCTTTGTCAGAAACCAGGCTGGTACACCCATCGAGAGCCTTCCAGAGAGAGTAAAACACCTGAAAGTGTCCAACTGCTCCATCGTGGAACTTCCAGAATGGTTTGCCAACAGAATGCAAGACCTACTATTTCTGGATCTCAGCAGCAATCGGATTTCCATGCTTCCTGACTTACCTCCCTCTCTGCAGTACCTCGACATAAGTAACAgtgatattaaaataatacCCCCTGGGTTTAAATCTCTCTCCAACTTAACCGTATTTAAtgttcaaaataataaaattacagaCATGCATCCCGAATACTTCCCGTTGACTTTAATGACATGCGATATTAGTAAAAATAAGCTGAAGGTGCTGTCATTAACCAAAGCTCCGGAGAACCTCGAATTGCTTAACGTCTCTGGAAACCTAATCACCAGACTGGAACCTTCCAGCCAAATTTCTGCTCTCACTAACCTGGACTGTAGTCACAATCTAATCTCAGAACTCCCTGACCACTTTGGGCAATCTCTCCTGATGctaaagcattttaatttatcAGGGAATAAGatctccttcctgcagcacggctccctcccagcttctCTGGAGGAGCTGGACATTAGCGACAATGCCATCACTACCATAGTGCAGGATACTTTTGGACAGTTAACAAGGTTGAGTGTTCTGACTGTTCAAGGtaaacatttcttttgtaaCTGTGACTTATACTGGTTTGTGAACATCTACATGCATAACCCACATTTGCAGATAAATGGCAAAGATGATCTCAGGTGCAGCTTTCCACCAGACAGACGGGGCTCGCTGGTGAAGGGCAGTAATCTCACACTTCTGCACTGCTCCCTGGGCATTCAGATGGCCATTACAGCTTGTATGGCCATCCTGGTTGTTCTGGTACTAACAGGCTTATGTTGGCGCTTTGATGGGCTATGGTATGTGAGAATGGGCTGGTACTGGTGTATGGCAAAAAGGAAGCAGTACAAGAAGAGGCCAGAAAACAAGCCCTTCGATGCCTTCATTTCATACAGTGAGCATGATGCAGAGTGGACAAAAGAGAATCTACTgaaaaaactggaaaatgacGGATTCAAGATATGTTATCACGAGAGAGACTTCAAACCGGGGCATCCTGTACTCGGCAACATCTTTTACTGCATAGAGAACAGCCATAAAGTCCTTTTTGTCCTCTCTCCCAGTTTTGTAAATAGCTGCTGGTGTCAGTATGAACTATATTTTGCTGAACACCGGGTCCTGGATGAAAATCAGGATTCCCTCATTATGATAGTGCTGGAAGACCTCCCGCCCAACAGCGTGCCTCAGAAGTTCAGCAAACTCAGGaagctgctgaaaagaaaaacctacTTAAAGTGGAGCCCCGAAGAACACAAACAGAAGATGTTCTGGCATCAGCTGGCAGCTGTCCTAAAAACAACCAATGAACCACTGGTGAGAGCAGAAAACGGACTCAACGAGGATATCATTGAGATGGAATGA
- the GPR75 gene encoding probable G-protein coupled receptor 75 produces the protein MNATGRLPAGGEEEPPSAALLPLGGNGSAAAGLREGTHTATVAACASLLALVFCLGSYGNLIVFLSFFDPALRKFRTNFDFMILNLSFCDLFICGVAAPMFAFVLFFDSAQGVPGAFCFTFHLTSSGFIIMSLKTVAVIALHRLRMVLGKQPHRAAPFPCTLLLTLLLWATSFTLATMATLRTHGSRLCLPMSSFARGDGKLILYLYVTDFICCVAVVSVSYVMIAQALRRNAQVRKCPPAVAVGASRPQPFVVPPSASAGQSALPALYRNQGSGKPQHGQAHGYATHLGQPPAAGRLQLVSAVNLSAAKDSRAVVTCVVIVLSVLVCCLPLGISLVQDVLSSSGGFVLYQFELCGFTLIFFKSGLNPFIYSRNSAGLRRRALWCLQYLSLVFFCCKQKTRLRAMGKGSLEVNRNKSSHHETNSAYVLSPKPQKKFVDQACGPSHSKESVLSPKASYGHQHYGQSSSTPMNTRIEPYYSIYNSSPSQEASTPNSLQPVNSTFGFTKSYIAMHYHTTTDLVRDYDSASTKPVPLPSV, from the coding sequence ATGAACGCGACGGGGCGGCTGCCGGCGGGGGGCGAGGAGGAGCCCCCCTCTGCCGCGCTGCTGCCGCTGGGCGGGAACGGCAGCGCCGCCGCAGGGCTGCGAGAGGGCACCCACACGGCTACCGTGGCGGCCTGCGCCTCGCTGCTGGCCCTGGTCTTTTGCCTGGGCTCCTACGGCAACCTCATCGTATTCTTGTCCTTCTTCGACCCGGCCCTCAGGAAATTCAGGACCAACTTCGACTTCATGATCCTCAACCTCTCCTTCTGCGACCTCTTCATCTGCGGGGTGGCCGCCCCCATGTTCGCCTTCGTCCTCTTCTTCGATTCGGCCCAAGGCGTGCCGGGTGCCTTCTGCTTCACCTTCCACCTCACCAGCTCCGGCTTCATCATCATGTCGCTGAAGACGGTGGCGGTGATCGCGCTGCACCGTCTGCGCATGGTGCTGGGGAAGCAGCCGCACCGCGCCGCACCCTTCCCCTGCACgctgctgctcaccctgctgctCTGGGCCACCAGCTTCACCCTGGCCACCATGGCCACCTTGAGAACCCACGGCTCCCGCCTCTGCCTTCCCATGTCCAGCTTTGCCCGTGGGGACGGTAAACTCATCCTCTACCTCTACGTCACCGACTTCATCTGCTGCGTGGCCGTGGTGTCCGTCTCCTACGTCATGATTGCGCAGGCCCTGCGGAGGAATGCCCAGGTGAGGAAGTGCCCACCTGCGGTGGCCGTGGGCGCCTCCAGACCCCAGCCCTTCGTGGTGCCGCCATCTGCCAGTGCTGGGCAGAGCGCCTTGCCTGCCTTGTACAGGAACCAGGGCTCCGGCAAGCCGCAGCACGGCCAGGCTCATGGCTATGCCACGCACCTGGGCCAGCCACCGGCTGCCGGCCGGCTGCAGCTCGTGTCAGCCGTCAACCTGTCCGCAGCCAAAGACTCCAGGGCGGTGGTGACGTGTGTTGTCATCGTGCTTTCCGTCCTGGTGTGCTGCCTGCCCCTGGGCATCTCTTTGGTGCAGGACGTGCTGTCCAGCAGCGGTGGCTTTGTGCTCTATCAGTTTGAACTGTGTGGATTTACTCTCATTTTTTTCAAATCTGGATTAAACCCTTTTATATATTCCCGCAACAGCGCCGGACTTCGGAGACGAGCCCTGTGGTGCCTGCAGTACCTATCCCTTGTCTTTTTCTGCTGCAAGCAGAAGACGAGGCTTCGAGCCATGGGCAAAGGCAGCCTGGAAGTCAACAGGAACAAGTCGTCCCACCATGAGACCAATTCAGCATACGTGTTGTCTCCTAAGCCTCAGAAAAAGTTTGTGGACCAGGCCTGTGGTCCTAGTCATTCCAAGGAGAGCGTGCTGAGTCCCAAGGCATCCTACGGGCATCAGCACTATGGACAGAGCAGCTCAACCCCCATGAACACTCGAATCGAGCCCTATTACAGCATCTACAACAGCAGCCCTTCCCAGGAAGCCAGCACCCCAAATAGCTTACAGCCAGTGAACTCAACTTTTGGATTTACCAAATCCTACATTGCCATGCACTACCACACCACCACTGACTTGGTGCGAGACTACGACAGCGCTTCGACCAAGCCAGTACCACTACCCTCAGTGTAA